aaaaaagtttcAATGCCACATATATACCTTTGATACCTAAGAAAAATGATGCAAAGGAACTGAGGGATTAAAGGCCTATTAGTTTGATAGGCAGTATATACAAGATCATTTCCAAGCTACTGACAGAGAGGCTCAAGACAGTAATGCGCAAGTTGGTGGATTCACATCAAATGGCTTTCATTAAAGGCAGACAAATCATGGATGCTGCATTGATTGCAAATGAATGTCTAGACTCCAGAAAAAAAGAGGGCAGAGCTGGAATCCTATGCAAGCTAGACATAGAGAAGGCTTTTGATCATGTGAACTGGGTTTCCTGTTAAACATGCTTAAGAGAATGGGTTTTGGCACCAAATGGGTGAATTGGATAAAATTCTGCATCAGTACTGTCAGATTTTCAGTTTTAATCAATGGGTCCCCTGAAGGTTTTTTTCCTTCACATAGAGGATTGAGACAAGGAGACCCTCTTTCTCCTTTCCTCCTTCTGATTGCCATGGAGGGTCTCAATAACATGTTGATCACAGCTCAAAGGAATAATTGGCTTAGAGGCTTCAAGGTCAGTAGCAGGCAAGGTGATAGCATGGAGATTACACATCTGCTGTATGCAGACGATGCAATTATCCTATGTGATGCAGATGCTGACCAAATGAAGATTTTGAGAATCATCCTCGCTATTTTTGAAGGGGTGTCAGGTTTGCATATAAACTGGAGGAAGAGCCTAATGTTTCCAGTAAATGAGCCTCAACAGTTCCAGCAGTGTGTTGATATATTAGGAGGAGTGGGATCTCTGCCGACAACCTACCTTGGTATGGCACTTGGTGCAAATAGCATATCTTTGGACGTTTGGAATGGGGTTTTAGAGAAATGTGAGAAAAAACTCACAAGATGGAAGAGCCAGTACCTTTCTTTGGGTGGCAGGCAAACTCACTTGATGTCTCTTTTTCCCATTCCTCCAAAAGTTGAGAAGAGACAGGATATGTTTAGAAGCAATTTTTTGTGGCAAGGCAACAAAGATAAAAGGGGCATCCATCTTGTCAAGAGGAAAATTCTGACACTAAGCAAACAACAAGAAGGGCTTGGTATGAAAAATCTTAGGAAGCAGAATCAAAGTTTACTTATGAAATGGCTCTGGCGGTACTCAAATGAAGATCAGTCACTATGGAAGAAGGtgattaaagaaaaatatgggGAGGACGATGCGTGGAAAACCAAATCTGTCAGCACTGTCTATGGGGTTAGTGTTTGGAGGACTATCAGAAATCTTTGGAGTATCGTCAGCATTAATACCAGATTCAAAGTTGGGAATGGGCAACATATTTCTTTATGGGAAGACAACTGGTTAGGTAATGGCTCTCTCCGGCACCTTTATCCAGATGTTTACATCCTAAATCAGCAGCAAAGGGCCAATATAAATGAGGTATGGAATAACCAAGGATGGGGCCTTAGCTTCAGAAGACTTTTGAATGACTGCGAAACAGACAGATTCAGTGCCTTCCTCAGCACACTTAATCTCTTCAACGGAGTCTTACCTGAGAAAGATTATGGTGGCTGCAAGACAAATCAGGAGTCTTTTCAGTCAAGACAGCTTACCTTTGGATGAATCACAACAACAGTCTTCAAGTACAATGGCCTTGGAGACAAATTTGGAAGACAAACATACCATACAAGCTGGCATGCTTTGTTTGGTTGGTAGTACAGTGCTTGTTTAACAAAAGACAGACTACAAAGAAGGGGGAATACAAGTTGGCTCTATCTGTCACTTATGTGGACTGTATGCAGAAACGAACAGTCACCTTTTTTTGCATTTTAGGGTGACTACTCAATTGTGGGACATATTTCTTGCTAATATTGGTTTGAGTTGGG
This is a stretch of genomic DNA from Lycium ferocissimum isolate CSIRO_LF1 unplaced genomic scaffold, AGI_CSIRO_Lferr_CH_V1 ctg525, whole genome shotgun sequence. It encodes these proteins:
- the LOC132044830 gene encoding uncharacterized protein LOC132044830; the encoded protein is MLITAQRNNWLRGFKVSSRQGDSMEITHLLYADDAIILCDADADQMKILRIILAIFEGVSGLHINWRKSLMFPVNEPQQFQQCVDILGGVGSLPTTYLGMALGANSISLDVWNGVLEKCEKKLTRWKSQYLSLGGRQTHLMSLFPIPPKVEKRQDMFRSNFLWQGNKDKRGIHLVKRKILTLSKQQEGLGMKNLRKQNQSLLMKWLWRYSNEDQSLWKKVIKEKYGEDDAWKTKSVSTVYGVNNWLGNGSLRHLYPDVYILNQQQRANINEVWNNQGWGLSFRRLLNDCETDRFSAFLSTLNLFNGVLPEKDYGGCKTNQESFQSRQLTFG